From Gemmatimonadaceae bacterium, the proteins below share one genomic window:
- a CDS encoding AMP-binding protein yields MDLLPLRAAAGGGSIDGQPAAALVAAGFTLLQRCPALVRALAGKRAAILLPTCPQFLTALAASDGRGSVLVNPLASPFEVGHQALDASVGAVFTIASLQHKLAAGLPRVLLDEAPRGATFLSRADDPSPLRLDLGSHFGLDLEGDADSPGRDEECAIVYTSAMQGRPLGAVLTHRNLITNARQTVQAAAQSPDDHLLAVLPFSHLFGLTVSLMAPLFAAARVTTMPRFNALTAVDTVEREGITEIVGVPSVFAGMLAAIERRGGRFDAQALRLCICGGAPLSVGLQERWLAATGVELRQGYGLTEASPVALFNAVQHENVHGALGLPFPGLRVSIREPESGAECPVGNEGEICVAGDTVFRGYVGEVGPVGSMRPVPATARANSAGLRTRDGWLHSGDRGQLREDGRVEFRGLYKPMFTRNGFNIYPAEIEGALSGLPGVLTARVVAVPDATREHEIALEIVAMSDDLTEDAVKAWCGTRLSQYKQPSRIAISRQA; encoded by the coding sequence ATGGACCTCCTCCCACTCCGTGCCGCCGCTGGCGGCGGCAGCATCGACGGACAGCCCGCGGCGGCACTTGTTGCAGCAGGCTTCACGCTGTTGCAGCGCTGCCCGGCGCTGGTGCGTGCCCTCGCCGGGAAGCGCGCGGCGATCCTCCTGCCGACCTGCCCACAGTTCCTCACGGCCCTCGCCGCCAGCGACGGCCGCGGCAGCGTGCTGGTGAATCCACTGGCCAGCCCGTTCGAGGTCGGACATCAGGCGCTCGACGCGTCGGTGGGTGCCGTCTTCACGATTGCGTCCCTCCAGCACAAGCTGGCAGCCGGTCTGCCACGGGTGCTGCTGGACGAGGCCCCGCGAGGCGCAACCTTCCTCTCGCGGGCCGACGACCCATCGCCGCTGCGACTCGACCTCGGCTCGCACTTCGGACTCGACCTCGAGGGCGACGCCGACTCCCCCGGCCGCGACGAGGAGTGCGCCATCGTCTACACAAGCGCCATGCAGGGCCGACCGCTGGGCGCGGTGCTCACGCACCGCAACCTGATCACCAACGCGCGGCAGACGGTACAGGCGGCGGCACAGTCGCCGGACGATCACCTGTTGGCCGTGCTGCCGTTCTCGCACCTGTTCGGGCTCACCGTGTCGTTGATGGCGCCGCTGTTTGCCGCCGCGCGCGTCACCACGATGCCGCGGTTCAACGCACTGACCGCCGTCGACACCGTGGAGCGCGAGGGCATCACGGAGATCGTCGGCGTTCCGTCGGTGTTCGCAGGGATGTTGGCGGCCATCGAGCGCCGCGGAGGCCGCTTCGATGCCCAGGCCCTGCGGCTGTGTATCTGCGGGGGCGCGCCGCTGTCCGTCGGCCTGCAGGAGCGATGGTTGGCCGCGACCGGCGTGGAGCTGCGGCAGGGCTACGGGCTTACGGAGGCCTCACCCGTGGCGCTGTTCAACGCCGTGCAGCACGAGAACGTGCACGGCGCGCTCGGGCTGCCGTTCCCGGGCCTGCGCGTCAGCATCCGCGAGCCGGAGTCCGGTGCCGAATGCCCCGTCGGGAACGAGGGCGAGATCTGCGTGGCTGGGGACACGGTGTTTCGTGGATACGTCGGTGAAGTCGGCCCGGTGGGCTCGATGCGCCCCGTCCCTGCGACGGCGCGTGCAAACAGTGCCGGCCTGCGCACCCGCGACGGGTGGCTGCACAGCGGTGACCGCGGGCAGTTGCGCGAGGACGGACGCGTGGAGTTCCGTGGTCTCTACAAGCCGATGTTCACGCGCAACGGCTTCAACATCTATCCAGCCGAGATCGAGGGCGCCTTGTCGGGCCTGCCCGGCGTCTTGACCGCCCGCGTCGTCGCGGTTCCGGACGCCACGCGGGAGCACGAGATCGCGCTGGAGATCGTCGCGATGAGTGACGACCTCACCGAGGATGCCGTGAAGGCCTGGTGCGGGACGCGGCTCTCGCAGTACAAGCAGCCGAGCCGCATCGCGATCTCGCGGCAGGCCTAG
- a CDS encoding nitroreductase family protein, with the protein MPRLLTELAQSRHTLKVLAETPLNVQTDRAAIEQMLAAAGSAPFHLIPAPEHREGSTMPGIVPWRFRLLDVAACRALRAWLVSREDKSTYPRLLNACTTLALVTWLPDAPKSPLDAEAGEIFAGTQQNTEHLAATGAAVQTFLLAATERGLPTFWASGGPLKSSAAFEHLGIPPRELLAGAVFVFPPEHAGAETMQSKLRDKRPAPAEWSCWL; encoded by the coding sequence GTGCCCCGTTTGCTCACCGAGCTCGCGCAGAGCCGTCACACGCTGAAGGTGCTCGCCGAAACGCCGCTGAACGTGCAGACCGACCGCGCGGCTATCGAGCAGATGCTCGCGGCGGCGGGGTCCGCTCCATTCCACTTGATCCCTGCGCCCGAGCACCGCGAGGGCAGCACGATGCCAGGCATCGTGCCCTGGCGCTTCCGGTTGCTCGACGTCGCCGCCTGCCGCGCGCTTCGCGCCTGGCTCGTGTCGCGCGAGGACAAGAGCACGTATCCGCGCCTGCTAAACGCCTGCACCACGCTCGCGCTGGTGACCTGGCTGCCGGATGCACCGAAGTCGCCGCTCGACGCCGAGGCCGGTGAGATCTTCGCCGGCACGCAGCAGAACACGGAACATCTCGCGGCGACGGGCGCGGCGGTGCAGACCTTCCTGCTCGCCGCCACCGAACGTGGACTGCCAACGTTCTGGGCCAGTGGGGGACCCCTCAAGTCGAGCGCAGCGTTTGAGCATCTGGGGATTCCGCCGCGTGAGTTGCTGGCGGGCGCAGTCTTTGTGTTCCCGCCGGAACACGCGGGCGCCGAGACGATGCAAAGCAAGCTTCGCGACAAGCGACCGGCGCCAGCGGAGTGGTCTTGCTGGCTGTAG
- the glmM gene encoding phosphoglucosamine mutase: MSDPRLMISVSGIRGRVGHGLTPEVVARYAAAFGAWAVAGARAQGGKPAVVLGRDSRVTGPMFHSVTRAALESVGADVIDIGLTTTPTLQLAVEHHHAAGGLGITASHNPIEWNALKFIGPDGLFLSAEQGREMRALVDAGIPYATWDRLGVAHFDNDAIARHLDAVLALPFIDVAGIRARKFTVAYDACRGAGGAVIPRLLELLGCEVHAIELESDGRFPRPPEPVAENLGALEALVRQTGAAIGFATDPDVDRLALVADDGRAIGEDYTLALATRVVLRHRQGPVVTNLSTSRIVDDMAAEGGAAVQRAPVGEVNVALAMRAAGAVIGGEGNGGVILPELHLGRDAPLGVALLLQLLHEDGDSLSKIVSRFPRYAIIKDKLDRPDQPLDAVYAALRSAFPDAEADTQDGLRLAWADRWVHIRPSGTEPIVRVIAEAPTADGAKALVDRGRELLAQLA; encoded by the coding sequence ATGTCCGATCCCCGCTTGATGATCAGTGTGTCCGGTATCCGTGGTCGCGTCGGCCATGGATTGACGCCGGAAGTCGTCGCCCGCTATGCCGCCGCGTTTGGCGCCTGGGCCGTTGCCGGGGCCCGCGCGCAGGGTGGCAAACCGGCGGTAGTGCTCGGACGCGACTCGCGGGTCACCGGACCGATGTTCCACTCGGTGACGCGCGCGGCGCTGGAGTCCGTAGGCGCCGACGTCATCGACATCGGACTGACCACGACCCCCACGCTGCAACTGGCGGTGGAGCACCATCACGCCGCTGGCGGGCTGGGCATCACGGCCAGCCACAACCCGATCGAATGGAACGCGCTCAAGTTCATCGGACCTGATGGGCTCTTCCTGAGCGCTGAGCAGGGACGCGAGATGCGCGCGCTGGTGGATGCGGGCATCCCCTACGCCACCTGGGACCGGCTCGGTGTCGCGCACTTCGACAACGACGCCATCGCTCGCCACCTGGACGCCGTGCTGGCGCTGCCGTTCATCGACGTCGCGGGAATCCGTGCGCGGAAGTTCACGGTCGCCTACGACGCCTGCCGCGGGGCGGGTGGCGCGGTGATTCCGCGCCTGCTGGAGTTGCTCGGCTGCGAGGTCCACGCCATCGAACTTGAAAGCGATGGCCGCTTCCCGCGCCCGCCCGAGCCTGTTGCCGAGAACCTGGGCGCGCTCGAGGCCCTGGTACGTCAGACCGGAGCGGCGATCGGCTTCGCCACCGACCCGGATGTCGACCGCCTCGCATTGGTGGCCGACGACGGCCGGGCGATCGGCGAGGACTACACGCTGGCGTTGGCGACACGTGTCGTGCTGCGACACCGCCAGGGTCCCGTGGTGACGAACCTGTCCACCAGCCGCATCGTCGACGACATGGCCGCTGAGGGCGGGGCGGCGGTGCAGCGGGCGCCGGTGGGAGAGGTGAACGTGGCCTTGGCGATGCGCGCGGCAGGCGCCGTCATCGGCGGCGAGGGGAACGGCGGGGTCATCCTACCCGAACTGCACCTCGGCCGCGACGCCCCGCTGGGCGTGGCACTGCTCTTGCAACTTCTTCACGAGGATGGGGACTCCCTGTCCAAGATTGTGTCACGCTTCCCGCGTTACGCCATCATCAAGGACAAGCTCGACCGTCCGGACCAGCCGCTGGACGCCGTGTATGCGGCGCTACGGTCTGCCTTTCCCGACGCCGAGGCCGACACGCAGGACGGCCTTCGGTTGGCGTGGGCGGACCGTTGGGTGCATATCCGACCCAGCGGAACCGAACCGATTGTCCGCGTGATTGCTGAGGCACCGACAGCGGACGGTGCCAAGGCCCTCGTGGACCGGGGTCGCGAGCTGTTGGCGCAGTTGGCATAG
- a CDS encoding DUF4440 domain-containing protein, with protein sequence MRITRSALVAVLASGLTACAGETPEQATARMEAEATAARAEIVAINAKMTPWMVSGLIDSTMAYYAADAVVMPPALPQVQGSAAIRQFFVDNPFPPGSAMEFKVASVVANGPVAVERGTYTFSMPAMEKNPAVAMTGKYLSHWKLVDGKWKIAASTWSDDAPMTM encoded by the coding sequence ATGCGCATCACACGTTCTGCCTTGGTCGCGGTGTTGGCCTCCGGCCTGACGGCCTGCGCCGGCGAGACCCCCGAGCAGGCCACCGCACGCATGGAGGCCGAGGCCACGGCAGCCCGCGCCGAGATCGTCGCCATCAACGCGAAGATGACGCCGTGGATGGTCAGCGGGCTCATCGATTCGACGATGGCGTACTACGCGGCCGACGCCGTCGTGATGCCGCCCGCGCTGCCGCAGGTGCAGGGCAGTGCGGCCATCCGGCAGTTCTTCGTGGACAATCCATTCCCTCCCGGCTCGGCGATGGAGTTCAAGGTCGCGTCCGTGGTTGCGAACGGCCCGGTGGCCGTCGAGCGCGGCACCTATACGTTCTCGATGCCGGCGATGGAGAAGAACCCGGCCGTGGCAATGACCGGGAAGTATCTCTCGCATTGGAAGCTCGTGGACGGCAAGTGGAAGATTGCGGCGAGCACCTGGTCGGACGACGCGCCAATGACCATGTGA
- a CDS encoding TusE/DsrC/DsvC family sulfur relay protein: MATLNAVARNAEGFLEKVEDWDRGLALEIARENGIPELTDRHWLVVNFMRDTYIKTGSAPTIRSLGKESGVAIKELYTLFPKGPAKLAAKIGGIPKPKGCI; the protein is encoded by the coding sequence ATGGCCACGCTCAATGCAGTCGCCCGCAACGCCGAGGGCTTCCTCGAGAAGGTCGAGGACTGGGATCGCGGACTCGCCCTCGAGATCGCCCGCGAGAACGGCATCCCGGAGCTCACCGACCGTCACTGGCTGGTCGTGAACTTCATGCGCGACACCTACATCAAGACGGGCAGCGCCCCGACCATCCGCTCGCTGGGCAAGGAGAGCGGCGTGGCGATCAAGGAGCTCTACACGCTCTTCCCCAAGGGCCCGGCCAAGCTGGCCGCCAAGATCGGCGGCATCCCAAAGCCCAAGGGCTGCATCTAA
- a CDS encoding DsrE/DsrF/DrsH-like family protein: MTLPFTQDMGAGAAVAQPQPITKVSIIVSKGSLEGIYPALIMANGARMEGIEANVFFTFFGMDAINKERHDAIKVATVGNPGLHLATWLGGVPGMSALVTKQMMKSMDKLDIPPIPEFIEMIADSGAKLYACKASVDMFELERDDFIPQVEEIITVGEFYELAAGGQIIFT, from the coding sequence ATGACACTCCCATTCACGCAGGACATGGGCGCGGGCGCCGCGGTCGCGCAGCCGCAGCCGATCACGAAGGTCTCGATCATCGTCTCCAAGGGGTCGTTGGAGGGGATCTATCCCGCGCTGATCATGGCGAATGGCGCACGGATGGAGGGCATCGAGGCGAACGTCTTCTTCACCTTCTTCGGCATGGACGCCATCAACAAGGAGCGCCACGACGCGATCAAGGTCGCCACCGTGGGCAACCCGGGCCTGCACCTGGCCACCTGGCTGGGCGGCGTGCCAGGCATGTCGGCGCTGGTCACGAAGCAGATGATGAAGTCGATGGACAAGCTCGACATCCCGCCCATCCCGGAGTTCATCGAGATGATTGCCGACTCGGGCGCGAAGCTCTACGCCTGCAAGGCCAGCGTGGACATGTTCGAGCTGGAGAGGGACGACTTCATCCCGCAGGTGGAGGAGATCATCACCGTGGGCGAGTTCTACGAACTCGCGGCCGGCGGGCAGATCATCTTCACTTGA
- a CDS encoding OmpA family protein — protein sequence MRKLLSAALAAALTLGALSDSVTAQEMGTIDAGFFGRYSLIDESLSPDDALSLGLHFGMFVFRNWALETQGSYGATSGDPSAKLAPFYVRLAYHRAFTDKWTGIIGAGWVRDNTDPPGPGDSFADDGFSGSLGALRHFNDRLALRFDIVGDYLPSPIFEGPGNDLTNVNLHFQMGLNWRWGVKPPAPDSDNDGVPDAQDQCQGTAMGAYVNYFGCVPEGDADMDGVLDSADRCANSPRGEPVTATGCPVDTDNDGVIDSADRCPNTPAGTRVNATGCPLDTDGDGVLDANDRCPNTPAGTRVNAQGCVPDGDGDGVPDPMDACPNTPAGTAVDARGCTQLFTAERREIVLEGVTFATGSANLTAESNEILDRVAEALVNNPEVRVEVQGHTDNTGSLAGNNRISAARAASVRQYLISKGVAANRLTARGYGPTRPRADNGTADGRQQNRRVELQRIDQ from the coding sequence ATGCGCAAGCTCTTGTCGGCCGCGCTGGCCGCGGCACTGACGCTTGGTGCACTCTCCGACTCCGTCACGGCACAGGAGATGGGCACCATCGACGCCGGCTTCTTCGGCCGCTACTCACTCATTGACGAGTCTCTCTCGCCCGACGACGCGCTGTCGCTCGGGCTGCACTTCGGAATGTTCGTGTTCCGGAACTGGGCCCTCGAGACGCAGGGCAGCTACGGCGCGACCTCGGGCGATCCGTCCGCGAAACTGGCGCCGTTCTACGTGCGGCTGGCGTACCACCGCGCCTTCACCGACAAGTGGACCGGCATCATCGGTGCCGGCTGGGTGCGGGACAACACCGATCCGCCGGGTCCTGGCGACAGCTTCGCGGATGACGGCTTCTCCGGCTCGCTGGGCGCGCTCCGGCATTTCAACGATCGCCTTGCCCTGCGCTTCGACATCGTCGGCGACTACCTCCCCTCGCCGATCTTCGAAGGTCCGGGCAATGACCTCACCAACGTCAATCTCCACTTTCAGATGGGGCTGAACTGGCGCTGGGGCGTGAAGCCGCCGGCTCCCGACAGCGACAACGACGGTGTGCCCGATGCCCAGGACCAGTGCCAGGGCACCGCGATGGGCGCCTACGTGAACTACTTCGGTTGCGTGCCCGAAGGTGACGCGGACATGGACGGCGTGCTCGACTCCGCCGACCGTTGCGCGAACTCCCCGCGCGGCGAGCCGGTCACGGCGACGGGCTGCCCAGTGGATACCGACAACGACGGCGTCATCGACTCGGCCGACCGTTGCCCGAACACCCCGGCCGGCACCCGCGTGAACGCCACCGGTTGCCCGCTCGACACCGACGGCGACGGCGTGCTCGACGCCAATGACCGCTGCCCGAACACCCCGGCCGGCACCCGCGTGAACGCGCAGGGCTGCGTGCCTGATGGCGATGGCGATGGAGTGCCTGATCCGATGGATGCCTGCCCGAACACGCCGGCCGGTACGGCGGTGGATGCGCGCGGCTGCACGCAACTCTTCACGGCCGAGCGTCGAGAGATCGTACTCGAAGGCGTGACCTTCGCGACCGGCAGCGCCAACCTCACCGCGGAGTCGAACGAGATTCTCGATCGCGTGGCCGAGGCGTTGGTGAACAACCCCGAGGTGCGAGTGGAAGTGCAGGGTCACACGGACAACACGGGTTCGCTGGCCGGCAACAATCGTATTTCGGCGGCGCGCGCTGCCTCGGTGCGGCAGTACCTGATCTCCAAGGGCGTGGCGGCGAACCGCCTCACCGCCCGCGGCTACGGCCCGACGCGTCCGCGTGCGGACAACGGCACGGCCGATGGGCGCCAGCAGAACCGGCGCGTGGAGCTGCAGCGGATCGACCAGTAG
- a CDS encoding ATP-binding protein, which yields MAPAAIALPDDSAGRRRLKIAFVGTHGVGKTTLCFDLAATLKRFDFGVDLVKEVARRCPLPINEGTTYDAQAWILHTQIAEEIAAQSQYEVVVCDRSVLDNYAYLVAKVGRRPELDALVADWIRGYDALFKVPVIQAPSFDGTRAVSRAFQLQIDETIDALVRDFAVPVVALDPRDRDGWVPAVLQALELPLSPPQIELFG from the coding sequence ATGGCTCCCGCAGCGATTGCCCTCCCTGACGACAGCGCCGGCAGACGCCGACTGAAGATTGCCTTTGTCGGTACGCACGGCGTGGGCAAGACCACGCTGTGCTTCGACCTCGCGGCGACGCTCAAGCGCTTCGACTTCGGCGTGGACCTGGTGAAGGAGGTCGCGCGGCGCTGTCCGTTGCCGATCAACGAAGGTACGACCTACGACGCGCAGGCGTGGATCCTGCACACGCAGATCGCCGAGGAGATCGCCGCGCAGTCGCAGTACGAGGTCGTGGTCTGCGACCGCTCGGTGCTCGACAACTATGCGTACTTGGTCGCCAAGGTCGGACGCCGACCGGAGCTCGACGCCCTCGTGGCCGACTGGATCCGTGGCTACGACGCGCTATTTAAGGTGCCGGTGATCCAGGCGCCGAGCTTTGACGGCACGCGGGCGGTCAGCCGTGCGTTTCAGTTGCAGATCGACGAGACCATCGACGCCCTGGTGCGCGACTTCGCGGTGCCGGTCGTCGCCCTCGATCCCCGCGATCGCGATGGTTGGGTGCCAGCCGTGCTGCAGGCCCTGGAGCTGCCCCTCAGCCCGCCGCAGATCGAGCTCTTCGGCTAG
- a CDS encoding NAD(P)/FAD-dependent oxidoreductase, whose protein sequence is MKHIVILGAGTAGTVMANRLVRALRRDIQRGETFITVVDPEPQHIYQPGLLFIPFGAYTRDDVLRPRPSTLPTEVHYIEGAIEKLDAEHDTVTLETGKVISYDLCIVATGTKIAPEETEGMLGDGWRDKVFDFYTLEGAEALAKALNIFERGKLVINVVEMPIKCPVAPLEFAFLADAFFTDRGIRDRVDITYVTPLDAAFTKPQCNKTLGYLLAEKGITLETEFNTGRVEGAEGELVSWDERRIPFDLLVTIPVHKGADFVGRSPGLGDAMDFVHTNPRTLQADVKPNVFALGDATNVPTSKAGSVAHFEAEVLERNVLRYLRGEALEPEFDGHANCFIETGHDKALLIDFNYETEPLPGHFPFAWGPMPLLKESRLAHLGKLAFRHVYWNALLPGRDFPGIPAQMKRSGKVFPTEPVAL, encoded by the coding sequence ATGAAACACATCGTCATCCTTGGCGCAGGTACGGCCGGCACCGTCATGGCGAACCGCCTCGTGCGCGCCCTCCGTCGCGACATCCAGCGGGGCGAGACCTTCATCACGGTGGTGGACCCGGAGCCCCAGCATATCTACCAGCCGGGCCTGCTGTTCATCCCCTTCGGCGCCTACACCCGCGACGACGTGCTGCGGCCACGGCCGTCCACGCTGCCGACTGAGGTGCACTACATCGAAGGTGCCATCGAGAAACTCGACGCTGAGCACGACACCGTGACGCTCGAGACCGGCAAGGTCATTTCCTACGACCTCTGCATCGTCGCGACGGGCACGAAGATCGCGCCCGAGGAGACCGAAGGCATGCTCGGCGACGGCTGGCGCGACAAGGTCTTCGACTTCTATACGCTCGAGGGCGCGGAAGCCCTGGCCAAGGCACTGAACATCTTCGAGCGCGGCAAGCTGGTCATCAACGTGGTCGAGATGCCGATCAAGTGCCCCGTGGCGCCGCTGGAGTTTGCGTTCCTGGCGGACGCCTTCTTCACGGACCGCGGCATCCGCGACCGCGTGGACATCACGTACGTGACACCGTTGGACGCGGCCTTCACCAAGCCGCAGTGCAACAAGACGCTTGGGTACCTCCTGGCGGAGAAGGGCATCACGCTCGAGACCGAGTTCAACACTGGGCGCGTGGAGGGCGCCGAAGGCGAACTCGTGTCGTGGGACGAGCGCCGGATCCCGTTCGACCTCTTGGTGACAATCCCGGTGCACAAGGGGGCGGACTTCGTCGGGAGGTCGCCCGGGCTTGGCGACGCGATGGACTTCGTACACACCAACCCGCGCACGCTGCAGGCGGACGTGAAGCCCAACGTCTTCGCCCTCGGCGACGCGACCAACGTGCCGACGTCGAAGGCCGGATCGGTGGCGCACTTCGAGGCCGAGGTGCTCGAGCGCAACGTACTGCGCTACCTGCGCGGCGAGGCGCTGGAGCCCGAGTTCGACGGCCACGCGAACTGCTTCATCGAGACCGGCCACGACAAGGCGCTGCTGATCGACTTCAACTACGAGACCGAACCGCTGCCGGGCCACTTCCCCTTCGCCTGGGGCCCGATGCCCCTGCTCAAGGAGAGCCGGCTCGCCCACCTCGGCAAGCTCGCATTCCGCCACGTGTACTGGAACGCGCTGCTGCCCGGCCGCGACTTCCCCGGCATCCCCGCGCAGATGAAGCGCAGCGGAAAGGTCTTTCCCACCGAACCTGTCGCACTCTAA
- a CDS encoding DinB family protein, whose translation MTLDDIRLVLLRDIDAATREVEAYPSEESLWAKIPGLTNSGGTLARHLAGNMRHFVGNLLGGNGYVRDREAEFSGTVLPRAAVAAELRAAHAEVDAALRALPAARLTAPFPAVIATVQLSTGRALLHFAAHFAYHLGQIDYHRRMQDPGAKPIGTMTLDPLK comes from the coding sequence ATGACGCTCGACGACATCCGACTGGTCCTGCTCCGCGACATCGACGCCGCCACCCGCGAAGTCGAGGCCTACCCAAGCGAGGAGTCGCTCTGGGCCAAAATCCCCGGGCTCACGAACAGCGGAGGCACCCTGGCCAGACACCTCGCAGGCAATATGCGGCACTTCGTGGGCAACCTGCTGGGCGGCAACGGCTACGTGCGCGACCGCGAGGCGGAGTTCTCGGGTACGGTGCTCCCGCGTGCGGCGGTGGCCGCAGAACTGCGCGCCGCACACGCAGAAGTCGATGCCGCGCTGCGCGCCCTCCCCGCGGCGCGCCTCACGGCACCGTTCCCCGCCGTCATCGCGACCGTGCAGCTGAGCACCGGCCGCGCCCTGCTCCACTTCGCGGCGCACTTCGCGTACCACCTCGGCCAGATCGACTACCACCGCCGGATGCAGGACCCCGGTGCCAAGCCCATCGGCACGATGACGCTGGATCCGCTCAAGTGA